Proteins encoded in a region of the Cheilinus undulatus linkage group 8, ASM1832078v1, whole genome shotgun sequence genome:
- the rps9 gene encoding 40S ribosomal protein S9: MPVARSWVCRKTYVTPRRPFEKSRLDQELKLIGEYGLRNKREVWRVKFTLAKIRKAARELLTLDEKDPKRLFEGNALLRRLVRIGVLDEGKMKLDYILGLKVEDFLERRLQTQVFKLGLAKSIHHARVLIRQRHIRVRKQVVNIPSFVVRLDSQKHIDFSLRSPYGGGRPGRVKRKNAKKGQGGAGGADDEEED, encoded by the exons ATGCCCGTTGCCAGGAGTTGGGTTTGTCGCAAGACATACGTCACCCCTCGTCGTCCTTTCGAGAAGTCCCGTCTTGACCAGGAGTTGAAACTCATTG GTGAATATGGACTGAGGAACAAGCGTGAGGTGTGGAGGGTCAAGTTCACCCTTGCCAAGATTCGCAAAGCTGCCAGAGAGCTGCTCACTCTGGATGAGAAGGACCCCAAGCGTCTGTTTGAGG GTAACGCTTTGCTCAGGCGTCTGGTGAGAATTGGTGTGCTGGACGAGGGTAAGATGAAGCTCGATTACATCCTCGGTCTGAAGGTTGAAGATTTCTTGGAGAGGAGGCTGCAGACTCAGGTCTTCAAACTTGGACTTGCTAAGAGCATCCACCATGCCCGTGTTCTTATCCGCCAGAGGCACATTCG TGTGCGTAAACAGGTGGTGAACATCCCTTCCTTTGTGGTTCGCCTGGACAGCCAGAAACACATCGACTTCTCCCTGAGGTCTCCATACGGAGGCGGACGCCCAGGCCGTGTGAAGAGAAAGAACGCTAAGAAAGGCCAGGGTGGAGCTGGAGGAGCTGACGATGAAGAAGAGGATTAA
- the leng1 gene encoding leukocyte receptor cluster member 1 encodes MNILPKKSWHVRNKDNVARVRRDEAKAAEEEREAQRRVERAEQEARTEYLRRKSRAALESAGGTKYDDEGQSRGSGALEHLNLFTLEESSEKKGNEEYLREKKEEKEKQERAIGLLVSLGPQPGTEVTPWYMKTSREKEERREKEEKRYAEKRKGISEEEREKKDCRLKNSLDPLNDMKKALAIKERKHHKSKKSDKRDRREKRIGGESSIERLRAERLQREAEERRRAQALIDQKSGKGKEPTREITERERPYNSAYFPELARKRQRRDRDSWRDEILKS; translated from the exons ATGAATATCCTTCCGAAGAAGAGCTGGCACGTACGCAACAAGGACAATGTAGCGCGCGTGCGAAGGGATGAAGCCAAAGCTGCAGAGGAGGAGCGCGAGGCCCAGCGTCGCGTGGAACGTGCGGAGCAAGAG GCACGTACAGAGTATCTGAGAAGAAAATCCAGGGCTGCTCTTGAGTCAGCAGGAGGGACTAAGTATGATGATGAAGGGCAGAGTAGAGGAAGTGGAGCTCTGGAGCATCTCAATCTTTTTACCCTGGAGGAGTCTTCGGAAAAGAAGGGCAACGAGGAATATCTCAgagaaaagaaggaagaaaag gaAAAACAGGAAAGAGCCATTGGCTTGCTGGTATCTCTGGGACCTCAACCAGGGACCGAGGTCACACCATGGTACATGAAAACtagcagagaaaaagaagagaggagagaaaaagaagaaaaaagatacgcagaaaaaaggaaaggaatttctgaagaagaaagagagaaaaaagattgCAGACTGAAAAATAGCTTAGATCCATTAAATGATATGAAGAAAGCCCTCGCCATAAAGGAGAGAAAGCACCATAAAAGCAAGAAATCAGACAAAAGAGACAGAAGGGAGAAGAGGATTGGTGGAGAAAG CTCCATAGAAAGGCTGCGGGCTGAGCGTTTACAGAGGGAGGCAGAAGAGCGGAGGAGAGCCCAGGCCCTGATCGACCAGAAGAGCGGTAAAGGGAAGGAGCCGACGAGGGAGATAACAGAGCGGGAGAGGCCATACAACAGTGCATACTTTCCAGAGCTGGCCAGAAAGCGGCAAAGAAGGGATCGGGACAGCTGGAGAGACGAAATATTGAAGTCGTGA
- the mboat7 gene encoding lysophospholipid acyltransferase 7, whose translation MTPAELVYLGVLAISIPVGFLLRYLSPPGKQGAALLLGLCITVATSHIHTLHSLVTVIGTWIIIKSSWRYAPALTLTWTFLYLLFFRMNTWFGLPPPTHFANAVQLVLTLKMVSLANEVRIFHIEKKKEMSSFAKSTVIVSLSQEPSLYDILSYSYCYVGILTGPFFRFQTYADWLRQPSPQSLPGRVPCLHRLKLVPVYAALFLAVNSVFPLAYVRTEEFLDQNFFFRFFYMIAVFFVFRMRFYAAWCAAEAGCISAGLGCYPEKALSKPGGGPTVNYSPDPSAEETYDFRTIQNIDCYNTDFCVKVRHGMRYWNMSVQWWLHHYIYPNSPFKSYTLRAGWTMFISAYWHGLHPGYYLSFLTIPLCIAAESAMEASVRARLGPRGQNIFDWVHWFLKMRAYDYMCMGFVLLNFWDVINYWTSIYFIMHAIAICCIIIGKLLKGGKGEGRRGVKEGEKTENSKEKSGEKTD comes from the exons ATGACTCCTGCTGAGCTGGTGTACCTGGGAGTCCTCGCTATTTCAATCCCAGTTGGATTCCTCCTCCGTTACCTCA GTCCTCCTGGAAAGCAGGGAGCAGCTCTTCTTCTGGGCCTCTGCATCACCGTCGCCACTTCTCACATCCACACACTCCACTCTTTGGTGACAGTGATTGGAACATGGATTATTATAAAGAGCAGCTGGCG GTATGCACCAGCTCTGACTCTCACCTGGACATTTCTCTACCTCCTCTTCTTTCGAATGAACACTTGGTTTGGGCTGCCACCACCAACACACTTTGCCAATGCCGTCCAACTTGTTCTCACTCTCAAG ATGGTGAGTCTGGCAAATGAGGTGCGCATCTTCCatatagaaaagaaaaaggaaatgagCTCTTTTGCCAAGTCCACTGTGATTGTTAGCCTGTCTCAGGAGCCGTCTCTCTACGATATTCTGTCCTATAGCTACTGTTATGTTGGTATACTAACTG GTCCATTTTTTCGCTTCCAAACATatgctgattggctgaggcAGCCAAGCCCACAGTCCCTGCCTGGCCGGGTTCCATGCCTGCACCGTTTGAAACTGGTTCCTGTGTACGCTGCCCTGTTCCTGGCTGTTAACTCTGTTTTTCCTCTGGCCTATGTTCGCACAGAGGAGTTCCTGGATCAGAACTTCTTCTTTAG GTTCTTCTACATGATAGCTGTGTTCTTCGTGTTTCGGATGCGTTTCTATGCTGCCTGGTGTGCGGCTGAGGCCGGCTGTATCAGTGCAGGTCTGGGCTGTTATCCAGAGAAAGCTCTTTCCAAACCTGGAGGAGGACCAACTGTCAACTACAG CCCTGATCCCTCTGCTGAAGAGACATATGACTTCAGAACCATCCAGAACATCGACTGCTATAACACTGACTTCTGTGTGAAGGTCCGGCATGGCATGCGCTACTGGAATATGTCTGTGCAGTGGTGGCTGCATCATTACATCTACCCTAATTCCCCCTTTAAATCCTACACGCTCAG GGCTGGCTGGACCATGTTCATCAGTGCATACTGGCACGGGCTACACCCTGGATACTACCTCTCCTTCCTCACCATCCCTCTGTGCATCGCAGCCGAGTCGGCCATGGAGGCGTCAGTGCGAGCCAGACTTGGCCCTCGTGGACAGAACATCTTCGACTGGGTTCACTGGTTCCTGAAGATGAGGGCGTACGACTACATGTGCATGGGCTTCGTGCTGCTGAATTTCTGGGACGTCATCAACTACTGGACCTCCATCTACTTCATTATGCATGCTATCGCCATCTGCTGTATAATTATTGGAAAGCTCCTGAAAGGAGGGAAAGGAGAAGGGAGGAGAGGGGTCAAGGAGGGAGAGAAGACAGAGAACAGTAAAGAGAAAAGCggagaaaaaacagactga
- the tmc4 gene encoding transmembrane channel-like protein 7 translates to MDRNPSIQDLRRVYDYNEETGYPDDQQSLRLRRVPSRVSNQNQPQFNWNSTPAEGDEEGDSGLPQDLRSSPLPMALKKAVRQVQQMQIPVVSKKDSWKLKKAKFLCKLKDNAREFIYLFALWNKTLQKIGGNFGGGVQSYFLLLRFLVVLNFVSFSLIAAFVIIPSIVFRSVGDSLVNTNGQEECMQYDPNPEGLVPFYNYFLDVLSGTGFLEYSYLFYGYYSNTMVDSSFSYNIPLAYLFTAVFYFFFCLICITIRMGTAVRVAVATGGSAVGNYSRIVFTSWDYGCLGDRATKLKQKNIHYRLQVDLEEESRKRKAAAMTLNQRILLYSLRVLMFFVSLGLIGAAFFGIFVATIYSQENSGQGGILGLIFEYLPSIVITTGNFLVPLLCDQIALMERYSPSNTVIVALLRAVFLRLVSLGILLYTLWIQITCEGDTCATDCKLCGYNHKVYQCWETRIGQEMYKLTLFDLLINIGVLVLVEFPRRMVIDNWSNQLTQWVGRQEFVVSYNVLGLVYSQTVVWTGALFCPLLPLINGIKFIILFYCKKITLFYNCRPALKTFRSTTSTFFFLVVLLFGGGLATVVMVYSLAEIRPSLGCGPFRFFPSIWSIVPASFSGLSETTKEFLFFIGSQAFLIPLFVLLGVVMVYFIALASVHGKSVALLRTQLKLEGRDKQFLVKQIDELSRKLHIPTQTTGIQD, encoded by the exons ATGGACAGAAACCCATCGATACAAGACTTGAGGAGGGTGTACGACTATAATGAAG AGACAGGTTACCCAGATGACCAGCAGTCACTTCGGTTACGTCGTGTTCCATCTCGGGTGTCAAATCAGAATCAGCCTCAGTTCAACTGGAATTCGACCCCAGCAGAAGGGGATGAGGAGGGCGACAGTGGTCTGCCCCAGGACCTCAGAAGCAGCCCTCTGCCCATGGCATTGAAGAAAGCTGTACG GCAGGTGCAGCAAATGCAGATACCTGTGGTTTCAAAGAAAGATTCCTGGAAactgaaaaaagccaaatttctGTGTAAACTCAAAGACAATGCCAGAGAATTTATCTACTTATTTGCCCTCTGGAATAAGACCCTGCAAAAGATTGGAG GGAACTTTGGAGGTGGCGTCCAGTCTTATTTCCTTCTCCTGCGATTTTTGGTGGTGCTCAATTTTGTGTCCTTTTCCCTGATTGCAGCTTTTGTAATCATCCCCAGCATTGTCTTCAGGTCTGTTGGGGACAGCCTTGTAAACACTAATG GTCAAGAGGAATGTATGCAGTATGACCCTAATCCTGAAGGCTTGGTGCCGTTCTATAATTACTTCCTAGATGTGCTTTCAGGAACG GGTTTTTTGGAGTACTCTTACCTGTTTTACGGctactacagcaacacaatGGTGGACAGCAGCTTCTCCTACAACATCCCTCTGGCCTACCTGTTCACTGCTGTCTTCTacttcttcttctgtctcatATGTATCACAATACG CATGGGGACTGCAGTGCGAGTTGCTGTGGCAACAGGAGGCAGCGCTGTGGGTAACTACAGCAGGATAGTGTTCACCAGCTGGGACTACGGTTGCCTGGGAGACAGAGCAACCAAACTGAAGCAGAAGAACATCCACTACCGGCTACAG GTTGACTTGGAAGAGGAGTCTAGAAAGAGGAAGGCAGCTGCTATGACTTTAAATCAAAGAATACTTTTATACTCTCTTcgtgttttgatgttttttgtctcACTTGGCCTCATTGGAGCAGCCTTCTTTGGCATCTTTGTGGCCACAATCTACAGCCAG GAAAACAGTGGACAGGGTGGGATCCTTGGTTTGATTTTTGAGTATCTACCTTCAATTGTCATCACCACAGGAAACTTCCTGGTGCCACTACTTTGTGACCAGATTGCCTTGATGGAGAGATATTCCCCCAGTAATACTGTCATTGTGGCACTCTTAAG GGCTGTGTTCCTTCGTTTGGTGAGTCTGGGTATCCTCCTCTACACCTTGTGGATTCAGATCACCTGTGAGGGAGACACATGTGCTACAGACTGTAAATTGTGTGGTTACAACCACAAAGTCTACCAG TGCTGGGAAACACGCATAGGACAGGAGATGTACAAACTGACCCTGTTTGACCTCCTTATCAATATTGGTGTGCTCGTCCTGGTGGAGTTTCCTCGCAG GATGGTGATAGACAACTGGTCCAATCAGCTGACTCAGTGGGTGGGAAGACAGGAGTTTGTAGTTTCCTACAATGTTCTTGGGCTGGTGTATAGTCAGACTGTTGTTTGGACCGGAGCTCTTTTTTGCCCTCTTCTGCCACTCATCAATGGCATCAAGTTTATCATCCTCTTCTACTGCAAGAAG ATCACACTTTTCTATAATTGTCGGCCAGCTCTGAAGACTTTCCgctccaccacctccaccttCTTTTTCCTGGTGGTGCTCCTGTTTGGAGGGGGCCTTGCCACAGTTGTCATGGTTTACAGTCTTGCTGA GATTCGACCTTCTTTGGGTTGTGGTCCTTTCCGTTTCTTCCCCAGCATATGGTCGATTGTTCCAGCCTCTTTCTCTGGTCTGTCTGAAACCACAAAGGAGTTTCTCTTCTTCATTGGTTCACAGGCATTCCTCATCCCTCTCTTTGTGCTATTGGG TGTGGTGATGGTTTATTTCATAGCCCTAGCCTCTGTTCATGGGAAAAGTGTTGCCCTGCTAAGAACTCAGCTCAAACTG GAGGGCCGTGACAAGCAATTCTTGGTCAAGCAGATTGACGAGCTGAGTCGGAAACTTCACATACCAACTCAAACTACAGGAATACAAGACTGA